The genomic DNA AATAAAACAAAAAACAAATTTGTTAGCCATAATATTTAGTTAGAAAAGTATATCGCATAAATTTATACTTTTCAATTAAGAGTTACCTCTATTGGCATATTTATTTTTTTAGAAAATAGTTTTAAATACGCTTCCCATTCCTGTTTGGTAGCAAACTGCTCGCTTTCTTTCCAAGTAAATCCAGCATAGTAAGTCACTTCATTATCTATAACCTTTAAGTTTATATAAGCATTGCTTTCGTCCACATTATCAGTATGATACGTTTCATGGTTTATAAAATATTTTTTTGGGGTTAAAATAGCAGTCCCTAACTCAGAACCCTTGTGAGGTTGCCAGTAACTTACCCAAGCATTTTCATTATTACCACTTACTTCACCATCCTTTTCGTGGAGTGTTAAACCAACAGAAATTGTTTTAGTCCCTTCAATTTTAGTTTCAAACTTAGATAGGTTACTACCATAATCTAAACTTACAATTTTACTTTCTGTAATTTGATTGCCTCCTGCATCCCAATTAGCATATTCTAAATAGAAACGTGTTCTTAGCGGACCCGTAGTGATGGTTTTCCATTTGATAAAGTTTTTAGAGTAATAATAAGTACTATCTTTTTTAACAGCAATACCACCAACTCCTCTGCTTATACCCACATGAAAATTATCTAATCCTTCACCGTGGTCTATATGATAGCTTCCAATGTTTTCGTCATTTTCTTTATACCATTTATTGATTATGGGATATTCAACTTTTTTCAGCCAAGCATCTACACCACTTGAAAGTGTGCCTCCTTTAATACCATCTTCTGCCATTTTTTGTGCAACAGGACCAAAGACACGAAATGCGACTCTATTATTTTCCCAAGCATAATCATCAGTACGTTCAGGTATAAAACGGGAATAGCAATAATCCATAGCTTTAGGTTTTTCTTTCTCAGTGATTTGAATTACAGCATATTTTTTTTCTGATTTAGGAGCTATTTTAGGTTGAAATAATAATTGGTCAAACACACCATCATCATCAATATCTACCATTTGAGTGATTTGAAGTTTATTAGTTTCAATATCACGAATTCCAATAGTTGATAAATCGTCAACACCTAAAAATGCTTTTGTGAGTTCAACTGTTTCAAAAGTTCTTTCAATATTGAGCGTATTTTTAACAACAATTATTTTATCAGCTTTTTTCTGTGAACAGCCTGATAAAAAGACAATTAACAAAACATATAATAACTTATAAATTCTCATATTCTCAAAAGGATTAATAAAAGTTTGACTAACTTTCGTTTGAAGGTTTTCCAATAGTGGCAAGTATACCTCCGTCTACATAAATAATTTGACCATTAACAAAATTACTCGCTTTAGAAGCTAAAAATACGGCAGCACCTTGTAAATCATCTGGATCTCCCCATCTGCCAGCAGGTGTTCTTCCTACAATAAAATCGTTAAAAGGATGCCCATCAACGCGAATGGGGGCTGTTTGGCTGGTTGCAAAATAACCAGGTCCGATACCGTTAATTTGAATATTATGCTTAGCCCATTCCGTAGCCATATTTCGAGTTAACATTTTTAAGCCTCCTTTGGCTGCGGCATAAGCACCAACAGTATTTCTTCCCAATTCGCTCATCATAGAACAAATGTTAATAATCTTTCCTTCTTTTCTGGAAATCATGCCTTTAACAACATGTTTTGACACGATAAACGGACTTACTAAGTCTACCTTTAAAACCTGCTCAAAATCGGCAACTTCCATGTCTTCCAAAGGTGTTCTTTTTATAATTCCGGCATTGTTTACAAGGATGTCTATCGTACCAACTTCGGTCTGAATTTTTTCAATGTTCTTTATAACCTGAGCTTCATCAGTAACATCAAAAAGATAGCCATAGGCATTTAATCCTAAAGATTTATATTGAGCTACGGCATTATTCAGCTTTTCTTGAGAGGAAGCTCCGTTTATAACTAATTTTGCGCCAGCATTACCCAAACCAATAGCCATGGCTTGTCCTAATCCATGAGTACCTCCAGTAATTAAGGCCACCTTTCCTTTTAAATCAAATAAGTTTATTGACATCGTTATCTTAATTTATTAATTTCACAAACATCCATATCGCCATAGTCTAGGTTTTCGCCAGCCATTCCCCATATAAAACTATAACTGCTAGTTCCAGAACCAGAATGTATGGACCATGGTGGAGAGATAACAGCTTCATTATTAGCCATCCAAATATGTCTGGTTTCTTGAGTTTCGCCCATAAAATGACAAACGGCTTGGTCTTTTGGTACTTCAAAGTAAAAATAGACTTCCATTCTTCTGTCGTGAACATGTGCAGGCATAGTATTCCAAGAACTACCGGATTTTATAGTAGTCATACCCATTTGTAATTGGCAAACATCCACAACACTATTTACGATGTATTTTCTTAAAGTACGTGCATTTGCAGTTTCTGGAGCCCCTAGTTCGATAACTTCTACGTCATTTACACCAATTTTTTTATTCGGAAAGGCTTTGTGGGCAGGGGTGGAGTTTAGGTAAAATTCTGCTGGATGTTCAGATTGGCCACTTGAAAATGTAACATTTTTATTTCCTTGGCCTAAGTATAACGCTTCTCGGTGTTCCAAAACATATGTTTTTCCATCAACAGAAACAGTTCCTTTTTGTCCAACATTAATAATTCCCATTTCTCGTCTTTCAAGGAAAAACTCAGATTTCAATTCATCAAGAGTTTCTAAATTTATTGCTTTATTTATTGGAACAACACCACCTACCATAAATCTATCATAATGAGAATATGTCCAAC from Flavivirga abyssicola includes the following:
- a CDS encoding gluconate 5-dehydrogenase, which produces MSINLFDLKGKVALITGGTHGLGQAMAIGLGNAGAKLVINGASSQEKLNNAVAQYKSLGLNAYGYLFDVTDEAQVIKNIEKIQTEVGTIDILVNNAGIIKRTPLEDMEVADFEQVLKVDLVSPFIVSKHVVKGMISRKEGKIINICSMMSELGRNTVGAYAAAKGGLKMLTRNMATEWAKHNIQINGIGPGYFATSQTAPIRVDGHPFNDFIVGRTPAGRWGDPDDLQGAAVFLASKASNFVNGQIIYVDGGILATIGKPSNES
- a CDS encoding DUF4861 family protein: MRIYKLLYVLLIVFLSGCSQKKADKIIVVKNTLNIERTFETVELTKAFLGVDDLSTIGIRDIETNKLQITQMVDIDDDGVFDQLLFQPKIAPKSEKKYAVIQITEKEKPKAMDYCYSRFIPERTDDYAWENNRVAFRVFGPVAQKMAEDGIKGGTLSSGVDAWLKKVEYPIINKWYKENDENIGSYHIDHGEGLDNFHVGISRGVGGIAVKKDSTYYYSKNFIKWKTITTGPLRTRFYLEYANWDAGGNQITESKIVSLDYGSNLSKFETKIEGTKTISVGLTLHEKDGEVSGNNENAWVSYWQPHKGSELGTAILTPKKYFINHETYHTDNVDESNAYINLKVIDNEVTYYAGFTWKESEQFATKQEWEAYLKLFSKKINMPIEVTLN
- the kduI gene encoding 5-dehydro-4-deoxy-D-glucuronate isomerase encodes the protein MSTNCDVRYAASPREVKRMDTTELRDEFLVKNLMSKDVISWTYSHYDRFMVGGVVPINKAINLETLDELKSEFFLERREMGIINVGQKGTVSVDGKTYVLEHREALYLGQGNKNVTFSSGQSEHPAEFYLNSTPAHKAFPNKKIGVNDVEVIELGAPETANARTLRKYIVNSVVDVCQLQMGMTTIKSGSSWNTMPAHVHDRRMEVYFYFEVPKDQAVCHFMGETQETRHIWMANNEAVISPPWSIHSGSGTSSYSFIWGMAGENLDYGDMDVCEINKLR